The Candidatus Anaeroferrophillus wilburensis region GATGGCCAAAGTTGTGACCATTCATTGCCAGTAACAGTTGTTGGCAGTCTGGAGAGCTATTGATGAAAAAAAGAATCATGGTCGTTGATGATGAAGTTTCCGTAACCACGCTGGTTGCCAGATTTTTGGACCATGCCGGCTATGATGCCGTGGCGGTAAATCAGCCCCGGGAGGTGCCCAGTTTGCTGCAGCATCAGGCTTTTGATGCCTTGATCGTCGATCTTCACATGCCGGAAATCTCTGGCTTCGAGTTGATCGAATCGGTTGCCAGAAATTGGCCGGGGCTGCCGGTGATTGCCATCTCCGGCACCAACCGCTTGACCGAAGTGGTCAAGAGCATGCGTCTTGGTGCCTGGGATTTTGTTGAAAAACCGTTTCATGATCTTTCCATGCTGCCGGTTATAATCCAGAAAGTCATCGAACGGGGTGTAGTCATCCGTGCTGAGATCCAACGACAGGAGATTCTGCACCATCAGAACGTTGTCCTGGAGCAGAAGGTGGAAGAGCAAACGACCATGCTGGCAGAAAAAAACAGGGTGATGGAGGGAACCACCCAGCAACACTCTGCGGCCCTTGAGCAGCTGAAAGCGGCCCAGGCCCAGATGGTGCATCAGGAAAAAATGGCGTCCATCGGCCAGCTGGCGGCGGGGGTGGCCCATGAACTGAATACTCCGGTGGGCTTCGTCTCCAGCAACTTTGAAACGATCAAGGACTATGTGATGAAATTCAGAACCTTGATTGAGCTGTATGGCAATTTCCTGAACCGGATAGAGTTGGCTGATATGCCGCAGCTAGCTGGAGAGATGTGGCATATTCTCCAGGTTCAGGCGGAGAGCCAGCTGGATTTCATCCTCGAAGATCTTGCTGATCTTTTCGATGAATCGGCGGACGGGTTTGCCCGCATCGCTAGCATTGTGAGCAAGCTGCGTGAATTTTCCCGCAGTGACCAGTCTGATGCAATGGTAATATTCAGCCTTAACAATGCAGTGGAAACCACCTTGGTGGTGGCCAAGAATGAGTATAAATATGATGCAGAGGTCCATCTTGATCTGGCCCCTGGGCTGCCTGAGGTCAAGGGTTATCCCCGTGAGATCAACCAGGT contains the following coding sequences:
- a CDS encoding response regulator is translated as MKKRIMVVDDEVSVTTLVARFLDHAGYDAVAVNQPREVPSLLQHQAFDALIVDLHMPEISGFELIESVARNWPGLPVIAISGTNRLTEVVKSMRLGAWDFVEKPFHDLSMLPVIIQKVIERGVVIRAEIQRQEILHHQNVVLEQKVEEQTTMLAEKNRVMEGTTQQHSAALEQLKAAQAQMVHQEKMASIGQLAAGVAHELNTPVGFVSSNFETIKDYVMKFRTLIELYGNFLNRIELADMPQLAGEMWHILQVQAESQLDFILEDLADLFDESADGFARIASIVSKLREFSRSDQSDAMVIFSLNNAVETTLVVAKNEYKYDAEVHLDLAPGLPEVKGYPREINQVLLNIIVNAAQAIKEQQRQEMGTIRISTFQHQEHLYCQVSDDGPGIKKEHLKHVFDPFFTTKAVGCGTGLGLNISYDIIVNKHRGELNVESLEGQGTTFTIALPLH